A genomic stretch from Longimicrobium sp. includes:
- a CDS encoding FAD-dependent oxidoreductase yields MKSSERSVSVWETTNPQPEFPPLRGEAEADVCVVGAGLAGMTTAYLLAREGKKVVVLDDNGIGGGETGQTTAHLASAQDDYYHVLEKVHGEEGAKLIYQSHQAAVDRIGEISTAEGIECDYQHVDGYFFLAPNETPDFLQTELEAARRAGATVEIVEKLPVPFDSGPGLRFSRQGEFHPLRYLEGLARCIERDGGRIHTRNHVLEVEGGDRPAARGDGFEVRAGAVVVATNSPINDRLTIHTKQAPYRTYVIGARIPTGAVQHGLYWDTLEHYHYVRLARIPGDLTHEMLVVGGEDHKTGHENDMQLRFDRLEAWTRERFPIEQVTLRWSGQVLEPMDFIGFIGRDPGGQKNVYIATGDSGQGMTHSTIAGILISDLVLGRPNPWEQLYDPKRKTISRDSLMEFAMENADVAVQYTDLLPLGGDVKSADEIAPGTGAVLQRGLHKVAAYRDDDGKLHEHSAICTHLGCVVQWNGLERSWDCPCHGSRFATDGAVLNGPAPHPLKKLDGE; encoded by the coding sequence ATGAAATCTTCAGAAAGGTCCGTGTCGGTGTGGGAGACCACCAACCCGCAGCCGGAGTTCCCCCCGCTGCGCGGCGAGGCGGAGGCGGACGTGTGCGTGGTGGGCGCGGGGCTGGCCGGGATGACCACCGCGTACCTCCTGGCCCGCGAGGGAAAGAAGGTCGTCGTGCTTGACGACAACGGCATCGGCGGAGGGGAGACGGGGCAGACGACCGCCCACCTGGCCAGCGCGCAGGACGACTACTACCACGTCCTGGAAAAGGTGCACGGCGAGGAGGGCGCGAAGCTCATCTACCAGAGCCACCAGGCCGCCGTGGACCGCATCGGCGAGATCTCCACGGCGGAGGGGATCGAGTGCGACTACCAGCACGTGGACGGCTACTTCTTCCTGGCGCCCAACGAGACGCCCGACTTCCTGCAGACCGAGCTGGAGGCCGCCCGCCGCGCCGGCGCCACGGTCGAGATCGTGGAGAAGCTGCCGGTGCCGTTCGACAGCGGGCCGGGGCTCCGCTTCTCGCGGCAGGGGGAGTTCCATCCGCTCAGGTACCTGGAGGGGCTCGCCCGCTGCATCGAGCGCGACGGCGGGCGCATCCACACGCGCAACCACGTGCTGGAGGTGGAGGGCGGCGACAGGCCGGCGGCGCGCGGCGACGGCTTCGAAGTGCGCGCCGGGGCGGTGGTGGTCGCCACCAACTCGCCGATCAACGACCGGCTCACCATTCACACCAAGCAGGCGCCCTACCGCACCTACGTGATCGGCGCGCGCATCCCCACGGGCGCGGTGCAGCACGGGCTGTACTGGGACACGCTGGAGCACTACCACTACGTGCGGCTTGCCCGCATCCCCGGCGACCTGACGCACGAGATGCTCGTCGTGGGCGGCGAGGACCACAAGACGGGGCACGAGAACGACATGCAGCTCCGCTTCGACCGGCTGGAGGCGTGGACGCGCGAGCGCTTCCCCATCGAGCAGGTGACGCTGCGCTGGAGCGGGCAGGTGCTGGAGCCGATGGACTTCATCGGCTTCATCGGGCGCGACCCCGGCGGGCAGAAGAACGTGTACATCGCCACCGGCGACAGCGGGCAGGGGATGACGCACTCCACCATCGCGGGCATCCTGATCTCGGACCTGGTGCTGGGGCGCCCCAACCCGTGGGAGCAGCTCTACGATCCCAAGCGGAAGACGATCTCCAGGGACTCCCTGATGGAGTTCGCGATGGAGAACGCGGACGTAGCGGTGCAGTACACGGACCTGCTGCCGCTGGGCGGCGACGTGAAGTCGGCCGACGAGATCGCGCCGGGCACGGGGGCGGTGCTGCAGCGCGGGCTGCACAAGGTGGCCGCCTACCGCGACGACGATGGGAAGCTGCACGAGCACTCCGCCATCTGCACCCACCTGGGGTGCGTGGTGCAATGGAACGGGCTGGAGCGGAGCTGGGACTGTCCGTGCCACGGCTCGCGCTTTGCCACCGACGGCGCGGTCCTGAACGGGCCTGCTCCCCATCCCCTCAAGAAGCTGGACGGCGAATGA
- a CDS encoding YdiU family protein, which translates to MVQPPFDNSYARLPDRFFARVAPTPVAAPRLIKVNAPLAAELGLDPAWLASDEGVQVLAGNRVPPTAEPIATAYAGHQFGGFVPQLGDGRAILLGELIDHRGVRRDVQLKGAGPTPYSRRGDGRAALGPVLREYLVSEAMAALGIPTTRALAAVTTGERVRRETMLPGAVFARVASSHIRVGTFQFFASRGDVEGLRALADHVIARHYPDAAGAERPYRAFLEAVVRAQAELVARWLLVGFIHGVMNTDNMSVAGETIDYGPCAFMDEYDPGAVFSSIDVQGRYAYANQPSIAQWNLVRLAECLLPLLADTNAAAADEANQALDAFAPVFERAYHAGLGRKLGLLTEREGDPELARGLLEAMASGMADFTLTFRRLSEGDDEGVRSLFGNPAAFDEWAQRWRRRLQEEPGDAEARRAAMLAANPAFIPRNHRVEAVIRAAVDRDDFAPFEELLAVLAKPFESQPGFEHYMEPPAAHERVHATFCGT; encoded by the coding sequence ATGGTTCAACCTCCTTTCGACAACAGCTACGCGCGGCTTCCGGACCGGTTCTTTGCGCGCGTGGCGCCAACGCCGGTGGCGGCGCCGCGGCTGATCAAGGTCAACGCGCCGCTGGCGGCCGAGCTGGGCCTGGACCCGGCCTGGCTCGCCAGCGATGAAGGCGTGCAGGTGCTGGCCGGCAACCGCGTGCCCCCGACCGCGGAGCCGATCGCGACCGCGTACGCCGGGCACCAGTTCGGTGGGTTCGTGCCCCAGCTGGGCGACGGCCGCGCCATCCTGCTCGGCGAGCTGATCGACCATCGCGGAGTGCGCCGCGACGTGCAGCTCAAGGGCGCCGGCCCCACGCCTTATTCGCGGCGCGGCGACGGAAGGGCCGCGCTGGGGCCGGTGCTGCGCGAGTACCTGGTGAGCGAGGCGATGGCGGCGCTGGGCATCCCCACCACCCGCGCCCTCGCCGCGGTGACCACCGGCGAGAGGGTGCGGCGGGAGACGATGCTCCCCGGCGCGGTGTTCGCCCGCGTCGCCTCCAGCCACATCCGCGTGGGCACATTCCAGTTCTTCGCCAGCCGCGGCGACGTGGAGGGCCTGCGCGCGCTCGCCGACCACGTCATCGCCCGGCACTACCCGGATGCGGCGGGCGCGGAGCGGCCCTACCGCGCGTTCCTGGAGGCCGTGGTCCGGGCGCAGGCCGAGCTCGTCGCGCGGTGGCTGCTGGTGGGGTTCATCCACGGCGTGATGAACACGGACAACATGTCGGTCGCCGGTGAGACGATCGACTACGGGCCCTGCGCCTTCATGGACGAGTACGACCCCGGCGCGGTCTTCAGCTCCATCGACGTCCAGGGCCGCTACGCCTACGCCAACCAGCCGTCGATCGCGCAGTGGAACCTGGTGCGGCTGGCGGAGTGCCTGCTCCCCCTGCTCGCCGACACGAACGCCGCCGCGGCCGACGAGGCCAACCAGGCGCTGGACGCCTTCGCGCCGGTCTTCGAGCGGGCCTACCACGCGGGCCTTGGCCGCAAGCTCGGCCTGCTCACGGAGCGGGAGGGCGACCCGGAGCTCGCGCGCGGCCTGCTGGAGGCGATGGCGTCCGGGATGGCGGACTTCACCCTCACCTTTCGACGGCTGAGCGAGGGTGACGACGAGGGCGTGCGCAGCCTCTTCGGCAACCCCGCCGCCTTCGACGAATGGGCGCAGCGATGGCGTCGGCGGCTGCAGGAGGAGCCGGGCGACGCGGAGGCGCGCCGAGCCGCCATGCTCGCCGCCAACCCCGCCTTCATCCCGCGCAACCACCGCGTGGAAGCGGTCATCCGCGCGGCGGTGGACCGGGACGACTTCGCGCCCTTTGAAGAGCTGCTGGCGGTGCTGGCGAAGCCCTTCGAGTCGCAGCCGGGCTTCGAGCATTACATGGAGCCGCCGGCCGCGCACGAACGGGTGCACGCCACCTTTTGCGGAACGTAG
- a CDS encoding DUF4097 family beta strand repeat-containing protein: MSRALRTALVLSLAWAGAANAQERYALRDERVAVYNLVGEMRVEAGSGREVVVEVTRGGSDARELRVERGRVGDAETVRVVFPEGRIVYPAMGRGSQTQLTVRRDGTFGGGWSVGGERVTIAGTGSGTQAWADVRVRVPAGQTVAVHQAVGRVFVSNVQGTLRVHSASASVRAEGTRGDLGVNVGSGNVEVTGASGILNVDTGSGGVRLNGLRGSRLIVDTGSGGVTGTDVAVEDVRVDVGSGAVRLDGVRARDLTVDTGSGSVSVALAADARNVKIDTGSGGVTLSVPAGYGAEVQIDTGSGGIDVDVPMTARTLRRSRLTGRIGDGEGRLTIDTGSGGVRIRGR; the protein is encoded by the coding sequence ATGTCGCGCGCACTCCGAACCGCCCTCGTCCTCTCCCTCGCATGGGCGGGGGCCGCAAACGCCCAGGAGCGTTATGCGCTGAGGGACGAGCGCGTGGCCGTGTACAACCTGGTGGGGGAGATGCGGGTGGAGGCGGGCTCCGGGCGCGAGGTGGTGGTGGAGGTCACCCGCGGCGGCAGCGACGCGCGCGAACTGCGGGTGGAGCGCGGCCGGGTGGGTGACGCGGAGACCGTGCGGGTGGTGTTTCCGGAAGGGCGCATCGTGTATCCGGCGATGGGGAGGGGGAGCCAGACGCAGCTCACCGTGCGCCGCGACGGCACCTTTGGCGGCGGCTGGTCGGTGGGAGGAGAGCGGGTGACGATCGCCGGGACGGGGAGCGGCACCCAGGCGTGGGCCGACGTGCGGGTGCGGGTCCCCGCCGGGCAGACGGTGGCGGTGCACCAGGCGGTCGGCCGCGTCTTCGTCAGCAACGTGCAGGGCACCCTGCGCGTGCACTCCGCCTCCGCGTCCGTGCGCGCCGAGGGGACGCGCGGCGACCTGGGCGTGAACGTCGGCTCCGGCAACGTGGAGGTGACGGGCGCTTCCGGCATCCTCAACGTGGACACCGGCTCCGGCGGCGTGCGGCTGAACGGCTTGCGCGGCTCCCGCCTGATCGTGGACACGGGGAGCGGCGGCGTCACCGGGACGGACGTCGCGGTGGAGGACGTGCGGGTGGACGTGGGCTCCGGTGCCGTGCGGCTGGACGGCGTGCGCGCCCGCGACCTCACGGTGGACACCGGCAGCGGCTCGGTGAGCGTCGCGCTCGCCGCGGATGCGCGAAACGTGAAGATCGACACCGGCTCCGGCGGCGTGACGCTGTCCGTCCCAGCCGGCTATGGCGCCGAGGTGCAGATCGACACCGGCTCCGGCGGCATCGACGTGGACGTGCCGATGACCGCCCGCACCCTGCGCCGCTCCCGCCTCACCGGCCGCATCGGCGACGGCGAGGGACGCCTCACCATCGACACCGGCTCCGGCGGCGTGCGCATCCGCGGCCGCTGA
- a CDS encoding DUF5916 domain-containing protein, which produces MLGTLLLAGAVALAAPAPDSTDAVRKVAAYRLSPTAGVPTLDGRLDDAVWMAADTIGGFTQREPKEGEPSRFRTVMRVAFDNDAVYVAARAYDPEPHKISAQLTRRDEDSSSDWLMVGFDSRHDRRTAYVFAVNPAGVKRDMTIADGSNDDTGWDAVWSVAVARDSLGWTAEYRIPLSALRFATGGDGVWGFQALRVVQRENEQSYWSPVKRDEPRQVARFGELRGLSGLPAPRRLELLPYTVSGVTRAPGDEANPFYSSSEMRGSAGLDVKYGVTSNLTLDATFNPDFGQVEADPSEVNLSAFETFLSERRPFFTEGADIFRFGIGLGDGDGGNESLFYSRRVGRAPRGGVDVPEGGYADQPGQTNILGAAKLSGQIGRGWSIGVMNALTAEERATVLDAGGERSDQVVEPMTNYSVIRARRELNGGKTQFGAVTTGVIRRLDGTGMDWLRSRAFAGGADAQHRWGNDVYSARLWVLGSRIEGSTEAMGNAQRSSARYFQRPGQSYLRFDSAATSLEGWAGSYDVAKVKGKWQGGFLGSVRSPGFETNDLGFQRAADEIVNVFWMQHSQRTPGKVFRDWSLGGNAWEARNFGWERNGRALNVNGSARFLNYWNAWAGVERSFGGWDTRALRGGAAILEPGGLSGWMGGSSDNRKRLTGDASFNWGLRDEDSGWRYSVSAGLGWRPTPSLRFSASPFYSRYNTAWQYVDAPEVAGTTRYVFGELDQRTFGMSARVNKTFSPTLSLQLYAQPFMSAGKYGSFREPTAPGAGRFADRFTPLTVTRDDDGYDAGAFRFGNPDFSVRDFNLNAVARWEYRPGSTLFLAWSHTRGGSDDITDGQFRFRRNLDALWNTEAANVVMLKANWWVSF; this is translated from the coding sequence ATGCTGGGCACCCTTCTTCTGGCCGGCGCCGTCGCCCTGGCGGCGCCCGCCCCGGACAGCACGGACGCCGTCCGTAAGGTGGCAGCGTACCGCCTCTCCCCCACCGCCGGAGTCCCCACCCTCGACGGCCGCCTGGACGACGCCGTCTGGATGGCCGCGGACACCATCGGCGGCTTCACGCAGCGCGAGCCGAAGGAGGGCGAGCCCTCCCGCTTCCGCACGGTGATGCGGGTGGCGTTCGACAACGACGCCGTCTACGTGGCGGCCCGCGCCTACGATCCCGAGCCCCACAAGATCTCCGCCCAGCTCACCCGCCGCGACGAGGACTCCTCCTCCGACTGGCTGATGGTGGGCTTCGACTCGCGCCACGACCGGCGCACGGCGTACGTCTTCGCCGTGAACCCGGCGGGCGTGAAGCGCGACATGACCATCGCCGACGGCTCCAACGACGACACCGGGTGGGACGCGGTCTGGTCCGTGGCGGTAGCGCGCGACTCGCTGGGGTGGACGGCGGAGTACCGCATTCCGCTCTCGGCGCTGCGCTTCGCCACCGGCGGCGACGGCGTGTGGGGCTTCCAGGCGCTGCGCGTGGTGCAGCGCGAGAACGAGCAGTCGTACTGGTCGCCCGTCAAGCGCGACGAGCCCCGCCAGGTGGCCCGCTTCGGCGAGCTGCGCGGGCTGAGCGGCCTTCCCGCGCCGCGCCGGCTGGAGCTCCTTCCGTACACCGTCTCCGGCGTCACCCGCGCGCCCGGCGACGAGGCGAACCCGTTCTACTCGTCCAGCGAGATGCGCGGCTCGGCGGGGCTCGACGTCAAGTACGGCGTCACCTCCAACCTGACGCTCGACGCCACCTTCAACCCCGACTTCGGGCAGGTGGAGGCCGATCCGTCCGAGGTGAACCTCAGCGCCTTCGAGACCTTCCTTTCCGAGCGGCGCCCCTTCTTCACCGAGGGCGCGGACATCTTTCGCTTCGGCATCGGCCTGGGCGATGGGGATGGCGGCAACGAGTCGCTCTTCTACTCGCGCCGGGTAGGCCGCGCCCCCCGCGGCGGCGTGGACGTGCCCGAGGGCGGCTACGCGGACCAGCCGGGGCAGACGAACATCCTGGGCGCCGCCAAGCTGAGCGGGCAGATCGGGCGCGGCTGGTCGATCGGCGTGATGAACGCCCTCACCGCCGAGGAGCGCGCCACCGTCCTGGACGCCGGCGGCGAGCGCAGCGACCAGGTGGTGGAGCCGATGACCAACTACAGCGTCATCCGCGCCCGCCGCGAGCTGAACGGCGGCAAGACGCAGTTCGGCGCGGTGACCACGGGCGTCATCCGGCGGCTGGACGGCACGGGGATGGACTGGCTCCGCTCGCGCGCCTTCGCCGGCGGCGCGGACGCGCAGCACCGCTGGGGCAACGACGTGTACTCGGCGCGCCTCTGGGTGCTGGGCTCACGCATCGAGGGGAGCACCGAGGCGATGGGGAACGCGCAGCGCTCCAGCGCGCGCTACTTCCAGCGCCCCGGCCAGAGCTACCTCCGCTTCGACTCGGCGGCCACCTCGCTGGAGGGTTGGGCGGGGAGCTACGACGTGGCCAAGGTGAAGGGGAAGTGGCAGGGCGGCTTCCTCGGCTCCGTCCGTTCGCCGGGCTTCGAGACCAACGACCTGGGCTTCCAGCGCGCGGCGGACGAGATCGTGAACGTCTTCTGGATGCAGCACAGCCAGCGCACGCCGGGCAAGGTGTTCCGCGACTGGAGCCTGGGCGGCAACGCCTGGGAGGCGCGCAACTTCGGGTGGGAGCGCAACGGGCGGGCGCTGAACGTGAACGGCTCCGCGCGCTTCCTCAACTACTGGAACGCGTGGGCCGGCGTGGAGCGCTCCTTTGGCGGATGGGACACGCGCGCCCTGCGCGGCGGCGCGGCCATCCTGGAGCCGGGCGGCCTAAGCGGGTGGATGGGCGGGAGCTCGGACAACCGCAAGCGCCTCACGGGCGACGCCAGCTTCAACTGGGGCCTGCGCGACGAGGACTCCGGCTGGCGCTACAGCGTGTCGGCCGGCCTGGGCTGGCGCCCGACTCCGTCGCTGCGCTTCTCCGCGTCGCCCTTCTACTCGCGCTACAACACGGCGTGGCAGTACGTGGATGCGCCCGAGGTGGCGGGCACGACGCGCTACGTCTTCGGCGAGCTGGACCAGCGCACGTTCGGGATGTCGGCGCGGGTGAACAAGACCTTTTCGCCGACGCTCTCGCTGCAGCTCTACGCGCAGCCGTTCATGAGCGCGGGGAAGTACGGCAGCTTCCGCGAGCCCACCGCGCCGGGCGCCGGGCGCTTCGCGGACCGCTTCACCCCGCTCACCGTCACGCGCGACGACGACGGCTACGACGCGGGCGCGTTCCGCTTCGGCAACCCGGACTTCAGCGTGCGCGACTTCAACCTGAACGCGGTGGCGCGCTGGGAGTACCGCCCGGGCTCCACGCTCTTCCTGGCCTGGTCGCACACCCGCGGCGGCTCGGACGACATCACCGACGGCCAGTTCCGCTTCCGCCGCAACCTCGACGCGCTCTGGAACACCGAGGCGGCGAACGTGGTGATGCTGAAGGCGAACTGGTGGGTGAGTTTCTGA
- a CDS encoding DUF4097 family beta strand repeat-containing protein, translating into MKPGIATAVLIAAFIVTPACGQQRVDQRRATGPGGTVDITLVSGSVRVVAWARNEVHVTGELGRGVERLDLRTEGDRTYVQVFVPRGTRTSGGSDIEVRIPARKTLVVRTTSADADVRGMTGSTTVNTVSGNVQVGGRPADLEVTTRSGEVEIDVVTNRVRAQSISGDLRLGGDVRTEVEAQTVSGDIGVSARAGSLRAQSVSGTVTAPTVGGRAEVQTVSGDIRVEGQRLRGDFETVSGDVTIAGSLERGGTTTVSTHSGEIEMRLPRGTGAEVEFTTFSGDMDLSVAGARVTRSSRREREVLLGRGGSRVELRTFSGNVKLADR; encoded by the coding sequence ATGAAGCCCGGAATCGCCACAGCCGTCCTCATCGCGGCTTTCATCGTAACGCCGGCGTGCGGGCAGCAGCGCGTCGACCAGCGGCGCGCCACGGGGCCGGGCGGCACCGTGGACATCACCCTCGTATCCGGCAGCGTGCGCGTGGTGGCGTGGGCCAGGAACGAGGTGCACGTCACCGGCGAGCTCGGGCGCGGCGTCGAGCGCCTGGACCTGCGCACCGAGGGCGACCGCACCTACGTGCAGGTCTTCGTTCCCCGCGGCACCCGTACCTCCGGCGGCTCGGACATCGAGGTCCGGATCCCCGCCCGCAAGACGCTCGTCGTCCGCACCACCTCCGCCGATGCGGACGTGCGGGGGATGACGGGCTCCACCACCGTGAACACCGTCAGCGGCAACGTGCAGGTGGGCGGACGGCCCGCCGACCTGGAGGTCACCACCCGCTCCGGCGAGGTGGAGATCGACGTGGTCACCAACCGCGTGCGCGCCCAGTCCATCAGCGGCGACCTGCGGCTCGGCGGCGACGTGCGCACCGAGGTGGAGGCGCAGACCGTCAGCGGCGACATCGGCGTATCGGCGCGGGCGGGGAGCCTGCGCGCCCAGTCGGTGAGCGGCACCGTCACCGCCCCCACCGTCGGCGGGCGCGCGGAGGTGCAGACGGTGAGCGGCGACATCCGCGTGGAGGGGCAGCGGCTGCGCGGCGACTTCGAGACGGTGTCCGGCGACGTGACCATCGCGGGCTCGCTGGAGCGCGGCGGCACCACCACCGTCAGCACCCACAGCGGCGAGATCGAGATGCGGCTCCCCCGCGGCACCGGCGCGGAGGTGGAGTTCACCACCTTCAGCGGCGACATGGACCTTTCGGTGGCCGGGGCGCGCGTCACCCGCAGCTCGCGGCGCGAGCGCGAGGTGCTGCTGGGGCGGGGCGGGTCGCGCGTGGAGCTGCGCACCTTCAGCGGAAACGTGAAACTGGCGGACCGCTGA
- a CDS encoding zf-HC2 domain-containing protein produces the protein MNHEYVLDRLDDWAANELPDEDRQAVDFHLAVCGECRAEAEALRSLLQDVATLPLEMAPGRDLWAGVAARIEPRADVVSITSARRWQAPRWLTMAATIVGVAVSSSLITLKVMEKRAPEPVASAPVQSVAAPSTATPTALVAFKPAEQDYEVAIADLERVLTARRGTLAPETVKTLETNLRIIDEAIRQSREALVKDPNSRELTDMLADAYGQKLNVLQQAVEL, from the coding sequence ATGAATCACGAATACGTGCTGGATCGGCTGGACGACTGGGCGGCCAACGAGCTTCCCGACGAGGACAGGCAGGCGGTGGATTTCCACCTCGCCGTCTGCGGCGAGTGCCGCGCCGAGGCGGAGGCGCTCCGCTCGCTCCTACAAGACGTCGCCACCCTGCCGCTGGAGATGGCGCCGGGGCGCGACCTGTGGGCGGGGGTCGCCGCCCGCATCGAGCCGCGGGCGGACGTGGTGTCCATCACCAGCGCGCGCCGCTGGCAGGCGCCGCGGTGGCTCACCATGGCCGCGACCATCGTGGGAGTGGCGGTCTCCTCGTCGCTCATCACGCTCAAGGTGATGGAGAAGCGCGCCCCGGAGCCGGTCGCGAGCGCGCCGGTGCAGAGCGTGGCCGCGCCCTCGACCGCTACGCCGACGGCGCTGGTCGCCTTCAAGCCCGCGGAGCAGGACTACGAAGTCGCCATCGCGGACCTGGAGCGCGTCCTCACGGCCCGGCGCGGCACCCTTGCGCCGGAGACGGTGAAGACGCTGGAGACCAACCTGCGCATCATCGACGAGGCGATCCGCCAATCACGCGAGGCGCTGGTCAAGGACCCCAACAGCCGCGAGCTGACCGACATGCTCGCCGACGCCTACGGGCAGAAGCTGAACGTGTTGCAGCAAGCGGTGGAGCTTTAG
- a CDS encoding RNA polymerase sigma factor codes for MQAEPTVLAPTASLAVRRAQQGDVAAFEQLYRENLGRVYALCMRLCGDPGRAEELTQDVFVRAWEKIGTFEGKSAFSTWLHRLAVNVVLGDRRSEKVRVAKVMVTDDLESYETPSRSHDPCDAIDLERAIAALPPGARAVLVLHDVEGYKHEEIAEMQGTAVGTCKAQLHRARRLLREMLGR; via the coding sequence ATGCAGGCTGAGCCGACGGTCCTCGCCCCCACGGCGAGCCTTGCCGTGCGGCGCGCACAACAGGGCGACGTCGCCGCGTTCGAGCAGCTGTACCGCGAGAACCTGGGGCGGGTGTACGCACTCTGCATGCGGCTGTGCGGCGACCCCGGCCGCGCCGAAGAGCTCACGCAGGACGTATTCGTGCGTGCGTGGGAGAAGATCGGGACGTTCGAGGGGAAGAGCGCCTTCAGCACCTGGCTGCACCGGCTGGCCGTGAACGTGGTGCTGGGCGACCGCCGGTCGGAGAAGGTGAGGGTGGCGAAGGTGATGGTGACCGACGATCTGGAATCATACGAAACTCCGTCGCGCAGCCACGACCCGTGCGACGCGATCGACCTGGAGCGTGCAATCGCGGCGCTGCCGCCGGGCGCACGCGCGGTGCTGGTTCTCCACGACGTGGAAGGGTACAAGCACGAGGAGATCGCGGAGATGCAGGGAACGGCGGTGGGCACGTGCAAGGCACAACTCCACCGGGCGCGCAGGCTTCTGCGGGAGATGCTTGGACGATGA
- a CDS encoding PIN domain-containing protein, protein MKLLLDINVLLDLFLERKPWDVEAALLLSAVENGHAEAYVAGHTITTVHYIVAKAKDRRVAAIAVTDLLRIVRVVPVEAPDFHQALVLGLGDFEDAVQVSAGLKIGADFVVTRNEKDFRGGPPAPRSPGEILALM, encoded by the coding sequence ATGAAGCTCCTGCTCGACATCAACGTCCTTCTCGACCTGTTTCTTGAAAGGAAACCCTGGGACGTCGAGGCCGCGTTGCTGTTATCCGCGGTCGAGAACGGTCATGCGGAAGCTTACGTCGCGGGGCACACGATCACGACCGTGCATTACATTGTGGCAAAGGCGAAGGACCGGCGAGTGGCCGCTATTGCCGTGACCGATCTGCTGCGCATCGTGCGGGTCGTGCCGGTGGAAGCGCCGGACTTCCACCAGGCCCTTGTGCTTGGGCTAGGTGACTTCGAGGATGCCGTGCAGGTATCGGCGGGATTGAAGATCGGTGCGGATTTCGTGGTGACCCGCAACGAGAAAGACTTTCGCGGCGGTCCACCCGCGCCACGCTCGCCCGGCGAGATTCTGGCTCTCATGTAG
- a CDS encoding DUF6364 family protein: MSRVTKNLSLDPAAVERGERYSERHSTSLSKVVSDFLLRLPLDEAPSELSPIVRRLRGIAKGDVDEDDYHRHLLEKYGR, from the coding sequence ATGTCACGCGTTACGAAGAACCTGTCGCTTGATCCCGCGGCGGTCGAACGCGGCGAGCGCTACAGTGAACGTCATTCCACGAGCTTGTCCAAGGTGGTGAGCGATTTCCTGTTGCGTCTTCCGCTGGATGAAGCCCCGTCGGAGCTGTCGCCGATTGTTCGCAGGCTGAGGGGGATCGCAAAAGGAGACGTCGACGAGGACGATTATCACCGCCACCTTCTCGAGAAGTACGGGCGATGA